A stretch of Bradyrhizobium sp. CCBAU 53338 DNA encodes these proteins:
- a CDS encoding flagellar assembly protein FliX produces MRIYGPNGTTLGTPASQARRTSSGTFVLPDTSSAQETRSAAAPKATANIDGLLALQGIEEDPIERRKRSVARGKTALDVLDDLKMGLLSGNLDKSTVMRLRDAAANLKSSSGDPGLDSVLSEIELRVEVELAKAGQG; encoded by the coding sequence ATGCGCATCTACGGACCGAATGGCACCACGCTTGGGACGCCGGCCAGCCAGGCCCGGCGAACCAGCTCCGGCACCTTCGTGCTGCCGGACACCTCCTCGGCGCAGGAGACGCGGAGCGCGGCCGCACCGAAGGCCACCGCCAACATCGACGGGCTGCTCGCACTGCAAGGCATCGAGGAAGATCCGATCGAGCGCCGCAAGCGCTCGGTCGCCCGCGGCAAGACCGCGCTCGACGTGCTCGACGATCTCAAGATGGGGCTGCTCTCCGGCAATCTTGACAAGTCGACGGTGATGCGGCTGCGCGACGCGGCGGCGAACCTGAAATCGTCCTCCGGCGATCCCGGCCTGGATTCCGTGCTCTCCGAGATCGAACTGCGCGTCGAGGTCGAACTGGCGAAGGCCGGGCAGGGCTGA
- a CDS encoding helix-turn-helix domain-containing protein, translating to MKPNVYAAECPTRQILDRVGDKWAVLILLLLREEPMRFNQLRRTIEGISQKMLSQVLKSLERDGLLKRRAIATVPVTVEYSITQLGLTLAAAVDPLRDWAEENLKDVLAAQRRYDTQQKEEAA from the coding sequence ATGAAACCCAATGTCTATGCCGCCGAGTGCCCGACGCGCCAAATCCTCGATCGCGTCGGCGACAAATGGGCCGTGTTGATCCTGTTGCTGCTGCGCGAGGAGCCAATGCGCTTCAATCAATTGCGTCGCACGATTGAAGGGATCTCGCAGAAGATGCTGAGCCAGGTTCTCAAGTCGCTCGAACGCGACGGCCTGCTCAAGCGCCGCGCCATCGCGACCGTGCCGGTGACGGTCGAATATTCAATCACGCAGCTCGGTTTGACGCTCGCCGCCGCAGTCGATCCGCTGCGCGATTGGGCCGAGGAGAATCTGAAAGACGTGCTCGCCGCCCAGCGCCGCTACGACACGCAGCAGAAGGAGGAAGCGGCGTAA
- a CDS encoding NAD(P)-dependent oxidoreductase: MKIAVAGASGRAGSEITKELSRRGHAVTAIARNPEKIAGLPNVTPTKGDVLDQAGLTKLWSGHDVAVSSVHFLASDPHKLIGAAKGSGVGRYLVVGGAGSLEVAPGVKLVTTPGFPAQYKAEAEAGSTFLDLLRQEKDLNWTFISPSALFVEEARTGKFRLGTDQLLADANGKSWISFADYAIALADEIEKPAHSRQRFTVGY; this comes from the coding sequence ATGAAAATCGCAGTCGCCGGCGCCTCGGGCCGGGCCGGGTCGGAGATCACCAAGGAACTGTCCCGCCGCGGCCACGCGGTCACCGCCATCGCCCGGAACCCCGAGAAGATCGCAGGCTTGCCCAACGTCACGCCGACCAAGGGAGATGTGCTCGACCAGGCCGGTCTGACGAAACTCTGGTCCGGGCACGATGTTGCGGTGAGTTCCGTGCATTTCCTGGCGAGTGACCCGCACAAGCTGATCGGCGCGGCCAAGGGCTCCGGGGTCGGGCGCTATCTGGTTGTCGGCGGCGCTGGCAGCCTCGAGGTCGCTCCCGGCGTCAAACTGGTCACAACTCCCGGCTTTCCGGCCCAATACAAGGCCGAGGCGGAGGCTGGCTCCACGTTCCTCGACCTGCTGCGGCAGGAAAAGGACCTGAACTGGACCTTCATCTCGCCCTCGGCGCTGTTCGTCGAGGAAGCGCGAACTGGTAAGTTCCGGCTGGGCACCGATCAGCTTCTCGCAGATGCGAATGGCAAGAGCTGGATCAGCTTCGCCGACTACGCCATCGCACTCGCCGACGAGATCGAGAAACCGGCCCACTCGAGGCAGCGTTTCACGGTCGGCTACTAG
- the dksA gene encoding RNA polymerase-binding protein DksA, producing MNDRQKEYFRLKLLAWKDEILKESKLTLQALQEENVNHPDLADRASSETDRAIELRARDRQRKLIAKIDAALQRIEDNTYGYCEDTGEPISLKRLEARPIATLSVEAQERHEKREKVYRDE from the coding sequence ATGAACGACCGGCAGAAGGAGTACTTCCGTTTGAAGCTCCTCGCCTGGAAGGATGAGATCCTCAAAGAGTCCAAGCTCACCCTGCAGGCTCTGCAGGAGGAGAACGTGAACCACCCCGATCTCGCCGATCGGGCATCGTCCGAAACCGACCGCGCCATCGAACTCCGCGCCCGCGACCGTCAGCGCAAGTTGATCGCCAAGATCGACGCAGCGCTCCAGCGGATCGAGGACAACACCTACGGGTATTGCGAGGACACCGGCGAGCCGATCTCGTTGAAGCGGCTTGAAGCCCGGCCCATCGCGACGCTCTCGGTGGAAGCGCAGGAGCGCCACGAGAAACGCGAGAAGGTCTATCGCGACGAATAG
- a CDS encoding 2-keto-4-pentenoate hydratase, whose protein sequence is MDKILEAAKAIALARRNHAPLAALEHPPADEAEGYEVQRALHDLLLKNVGPLVGYKIGCTSQVMQEYIGIPHPCAGGVFQKGVHDSGVTLAASDYVRVGVECEIAVRLKRNLAAGEAPFTAEWVGEAVEAYHPAIEIVDDRYVKWETMGAPTLIADDFFAAGCVLGEAVPRSSVPDLKAVKGRAIVNGEEVSHGTGADVLGHPHNALAWLANHLAAEGKGLHAGQLVLTGSLVKTLWLKAGDKVRMELDGLGVVEAEFS, encoded by the coding sequence ATGGACAAAATTCTCGAAGCCGCAAAGGCGATCGCGCTGGCGCGCCGCAACCATGCACCGCTCGCGGCGCTGGAACATCCGCCTGCCGACGAGGCCGAGGGCTATGAGGTCCAGCGCGCGCTGCACGATCTTCTGCTGAAGAATGTCGGCCCGCTGGTCGGCTACAAGATCGGCTGCACCAGCCAGGTGATGCAGGAGTATATCGGTATCCCGCACCCCTGCGCCGGCGGCGTGTTCCAGAAGGGCGTGCACGACAGCGGCGTCACGCTCGCGGCATCCGACTACGTCCGCGTGGGCGTCGAATGCGAGATCGCGGTGCGGCTGAAGCGCAATCTCGCCGCCGGCGAGGCGCCATTCACGGCCGAATGGGTCGGCGAGGCCGTCGAGGCCTATCATCCCGCCATCGAGATCGTCGACGACCGCTACGTGAAGTGGGAGACGATGGGCGCACCGACGCTGATCGCCGACGATTTCTTCGCCGCCGGCTGCGTGCTCGGCGAGGCGGTACCGCGCTCGTCGGTGCCGGACCTGAAGGCGGTGAAGGGCCGCGCCATCGTCAACGGCGAGGAAGTCAGCCACGGCACCGGCGCCGACGTGCTCGGCCATCCCCACAATGCACTCGCCTGGCTCGCCAACCATCTCGCCGCCGAAGGCAAGGGCCTGCACGCGGGACAGCTCGTGCTGACCGGCAGCTTGGTGAAGACGCTGTGGCTGAAAGCCGGCGACAAGGTGCGGATGGAACTGGACGGGCTGGGCGTGGTCGAGGCGGAGTTCAGCTGA
- the flgH gene encoding flagellar basal body L-ring protein FlgH, with product MSAFSSAHRLRRIAISALLLAASALGGCSSIDRLSQIGEQPKLSAIDNPTTQPGYKPVQMPMPKPEVASYSPNSLWRNGSRAFFKDQRATHVGDLLTVTVNITDKANLSNETQRSRTNSEDSGITDFIGAKTITQANKILPGRILTADSSASSDGKGSVNRTEALQTNVAAVVTQVLPNGNLVVEGKQEIRVNYEIRELIVAGIVRPEDIQSDNTIDSSKIAQARIAYGGRGQITDVQQPRYGQQVMDVLLPF from the coding sequence ATGTCCGCTTTCAGTTCGGCTCACCGTCTTCGTCGCATCGCGATCTCCGCCCTGCTGCTCGCAGCCAGCGCGCTGGGCGGCTGCTCTTCGATCGACCGCCTGTCGCAGATCGGCGAGCAACCAAAACTGTCGGCGATCGACAATCCGACGACGCAGCCCGGCTACAAGCCGGTGCAGATGCCGATGCCGAAGCCGGAAGTCGCCTCCTACAGCCCGAACTCGCTGTGGCGGAACGGCAGTCGCGCGTTCTTCAAGGACCAGCGCGCCACCCATGTCGGCGACCTCCTGACCGTGACCGTGAACATCACCGACAAGGCCAACCTGTCCAACGAGACCCAGCGCAGCCGCACCAACTCGGAAGATTCCGGCATCACTGATTTCATTGGCGCGAAGACCATTACCCAGGCCAACAAGATCCTGCCCGGCCGCATTCTCACCGCCGATTCATCCGCATCCAGCGACGGCAAGGGTTCGGTCAACCGCACGGAAGCCCTGCAGACCAACGTCGCAGCCGTCGTGACCCAGGTGCTCCCGAACGGTAACCTCGTGGTCGAGGGCAAGCAGGAAATCCGCGTCAATTACGAGATCCGCGAACTCATCGTCGCCGGCATCGTCCGCCCCGAAGACATCCAGAGCGACAACACCATCGATTCCAGCAAGATCGCACAGGCCCGCATCGCCTACGGCGGCCGCGGCCAGATCACGGACGTGCAGCAGCCGCGCTACGGCCAGCAAGTCATGGACGTGCTGCTGCCCTTCTAA
- the flgA gene encoding flagellar basal body P-ring formation chaperone FlgA has protein sequence MIRTALLTLSTLLVLALPAQAADDGIATPTLRASVNVTSDVVRVGDLIDNAGAAAQIPVYRSPDLGTTGALPVAQVLNVLRAKQVIGVMTGDIKEVQVTRLARTLANKELEDAVASALERRFGLGDAANITVTFDRGISDMRLDASNTGALQPVATRYDARGGRFDVTFEIANDSTTAPTKLRLTGTAIETVEVAVLTRDIDRSEMLKASDVAQERRPKAEVAGEPALRERAVGMQLRRPMRAGTPIRVADIAKPELVSRDQSVTVIYQVPGIYLTTRGKAIDNGAEGDTVNVLNLQTKRTLTGIVTGRGQVTVEGAGQSAPMPAAVEQTSSLKRDEAPAPVDTAALLRNLVQPPASPAQVAEAQIPQARASQAQAK, from the coding sequence ATGATCCGCACCGCGCTTCTCACCCTCTCCACCCTGCTCGTGCTGGCGCTGCCGGCACAGGCCGCCGACGACGGCATCGCCACGCCGACGCTGCGCGCCAGCGTCAACGTCACCTCCGACGTGGTGCGCGTCGGCGACCTCATCGACAATGCCGGGGCGGCCGCGCAGATCCCGGTCTATCGCTCGCCCGATCTCGGCACCACCGGCGCGCTGCCGGTCGCCCAGGTCCTGAACGTGCTCCGCGCCAAGCAGGTGATCGGCGTGATGACCGGCGACATCAAGGAAGTCCAGGTCACCCGCCTCGCCCGCACGCTCGCCAACAAGGAACTCGAAGACGCGGTCGCCTCCGCGCTCGAGCGACGCTTTGGCCTGGGCGATGCCGCCAACATCACCGTCACCTTCGACCGCGGCATCTCCGACATGCGGCTGGACGCCTCCAACACCGGCGCGCTCCAGCCGGTCGCGACCCGCTACGATGCGCGTGGCGGCCGCTTCGATGTCACTTTCGAGATCGCCAACGACAGCACCACCGCGCCGACCAAGCTGCGCCTGACCGGCACCGCGATCGAGACCGTCGAGGTCGCTGTTCTGACCCGCGACATCGACCGCAGCGAGATGCTGAAAGCCTCCGACGTCGCGCAGGAGCGTCGGCCGAAGGCGGAAGTGGCCGGCGAGCCCGCGCTGCGCGAGCGCGCAGTCGGCATGCAGCTGCGCCGGCCGATGCGCGCCGGCACGCCGATCCGCGTCGCCGACATCGCCAAGCCCGAACTCGTGTCGCGCGACCAGAGCGTCACCGTCATCTACCAGGTCCCCGGGATCTACCTCACCACCCGCGGCAAGGCGATCGACAACGGCGCCGAAGGCGACACCGTGAACGTTCTCAATCTGCAGACCAAGCGGACGCTGACCGGTATCGTCACCGGCCGCGGCCAGGTGACGGTTGAGGGCGCCGGCCAGTCAGCGCCGATGCCGGCCGCGGTCGAGCAGACCTCCTCGCTGAAGCGCGACGAAGCCCCCGCACCCGTCGACACCGCAGCCCTGCTTCGGAACCTGGTCCAGCCCCCCGCGTCGCCGGCCCAGGTCGCAGAAGCCCAGATCCCACAAGCTCGCGCCTCGCAAGCTCAAGCCAAGTAA
- the flgG gene encoding flagellar basal-body rod protein FlgG, translating to MQALHTAATGMAAQELNVQVISNNIANLRTTGFKKQTAAFQDLIYEHIRRVGAQASDQGTILPVGVDIGGGVKTVGTPRSMTQGTLSQTGNDLDLAISGEGFFKILMPDGTYQYTRDGTFQMDNQGRVVTAGGNPVQPTITIPNNASGITVNEQGQVTVTLPGSSSNTVLGQIGITRFINKAGLQPVGSNQFTETTSSGSPQDGTANSEGYGKITQGSLEQANVDVVSEMSDLIAAQRAYEMNAKVISAADQMMQSTTALFR from the coding sequence ATGCAGGCGCTTCACACCGCAGCGACCGGAATGGCGGCACAGGAACTCAACGTTCAGGTGATCTCCAACAACATCGCCAACCTGCGCACCACCGGCTTCAAGAAGCAGACCGCGGCGTTCCAGGACCTGATCTACGAGCACATCCGCCGCGTCGGCGCCCAAGCCTCGGACCAGGGCACCATCCTGCCCGTCGGCGTCGACATCGGCGGCGGCGTCAAGACCGTCGGCACTCCGCGCAGCATGACCCAGGGCACGCTGTCGCAGACCGGCAACGATCTCGACCTCGCCATCTCGGGCGAAGGCTTCTTCAAGATCCTGATGCCCGACGGCACCTACCAGTACACCCGCGACGGCACCTTCCAGATGGACAATCAGGGCCGCGTCGTGACCGCAGGCGGCAACCCTGTGCAGCCGACCATCACGATCCCGAACAACGCCTCGGGCATCACCGTCAACGAGCAGGGCCAGGTGACCGTGACGCTGCCGGGCTCGTCGAGCAACACCGTTCTCGGCCAGATCGGCATAACCCGCTTCATCAACAAGGCGGGCCTGCAGCCGGTCGGCAGCAACCAGTTCACGGAGACGACATCGTCCGGCTCGCCGCAGGACGGCACCGCGAACTCGGAAGGCTACGGCAAGATCACGCAAGGCAGTCTCGAACAGGCCAATGTCGACGTCGTCTCGGAGATGAGCGACCTGATCGCAGCCCAGCGCGCCTACGAGATGAACGCCAAGGTGATCAGCGCCGCCGACCAGATGATGCAATCGACCACGGCGCTGTTCCGCTGA
- the flgF gene encoding flagellar basal-body rod protein FlgF → MQNALLIGLSRQMTLERQMDVIANNVANANTNGFKADHSLFEEYLNSNAHEDNFIGSDRRVSYVQDRGTYRDVGQGPMEATNNPLDMAISGNAFFAVQANGAERYTRDGKFALSSTGQLITSDGNLVLGTGGPIVFQPTDHDINVAPDGTVTVLEGTAKTDSIRGKIRMVSFDDPAKLTKLGANLYAAGNANQQVDAKSTLQQGYIEKSNVNSVGEMSRMVEVMRSYTAIANLLQQQSDLHKSAIEKLADVPA, encoded by the coding sequence ATGCAGAATGCGCTTCTGATCGGATTGTCACGGCAGATGACGTTGGAGCGGCAGATGGATGTCATCGCCAACAACGTCGCCAACGCCAACACCAACGGCTTCAAGGCCGACCATTCGCTGTTCGAGGAGTATCTGAACTCGAACGCGCATGAGGACAATTTCATCGGCTCAGACCGCCGGGTCTCCTATGTGCAGGACCGCGGCACCTACCGCGACGTCGGCCAGGGGCCGATGGAGGCGACCAACAACCCTCTGGACATGGCGATCAGCGGCAACGCGTTTTTCGCCGTGCAGGCCAACGGCGCCGAGCGTTACACCCGCGACGGCAAGTTCGCGCTCAGCAGCACCGGCCAGCTCATCACCTCCGACGGCAATCTGGTGCTCGGCACCGGCGGTCCGATCGTGTTCCAGCCGACCGACCACGACATCAACGTCGCCCCCGACGGCACCGTGACGGTGCTGGAGGGCACGGCCAAGACCGACTCGATCCGCGGCAAGATCCGCATGGTGAGCTTCGACGATCCGGCCAAGCTGACCAAGCTCGGCGCCAACCTCTACGCGGCAGGCAACGCCAACCAGCAGGTCGACGCCAAGTCCACCCTCCAGCAGGGTTACATCGAGAAGTCGAACGTGAATTCGGTCGGCGAGATGAGCCGCATGGTCGAGGTGATGCGCAGCTACACCGCGATCGCCAACCTGCTCCAGCAGCAGAGCGACCTCCACAAATCGGCGATCGAAAAGCTCGCCGACGTGCCGGCCTGA
- the fliL gene encoding flagellar basal body-associated protein FliL: MADEAEGGAAAEGAEAAAPKSKFKLILIVVGVLVVLGGGAASWFLFFRHGDDEHHAEAAPPPKPPAFVDVPDMMVNLAGAPGERVQYLKLKIVLELKEEKQIEAIKPSMPRVTDIFQTYVRELRSSDLNGSAGIFRLREELTKRVNAAVAPIQVSAVLFKEVVLQ, translated from the coding sequence ATGGCAGATGAAGCGGAAGGCGGCGCAGCCGCCGAAGGCGCGGAAGCCGCTGCCCCCAAAAGCAAGTTCAAGCTGATCCTGATCGTCGTCGGCGTGCTGGTCGTACTCGGCGGCGGCGCCGCGTCCTGGTTCCTGTTCTTCCGCCATGGCGACGACGAGCATCACGCCGAGGCTGCGCCTCCGCCGAAGCCGCCGGCCTTCGTCGACGTACCCGACATGATGGTCAACCTCGCCGGCGCGCCCGGCGAGCGCGTGCAATATCTCAAGCTCAAGATCGTGCTCGAGCTGAAGGAAGAGAAGCAGATCGAGGCGATCAAGCCGTCGATGCCGCGCGTCACCGACATCTTCCAGACCTATGTGCGCGAGCTCCGCTCCTCCGACCTCAACGGTTCTGCCGGCATCTTCCGCCTCAGGGAAGAGCTGACCAAGCGCGTCAACGCTGCGGTCGCGCCGATCCAGGTCAGCGCGGTGCTGTTCAAGGAAGTCGTGCTCCAGTGA
- the fliM gene encoding flagellar motor switch protein FliM, which produces MAGNEQMDQDAIAAQWEASLDSEDPAEAAKAAAENELSETMAMQWAAMVEDGSRDLGNGKNSGERVLSQEEIDNLLGFTVGDVTLDDHSGIRAIIDSAMVSYERLPMLEIVFDRLVRLLTTSLRNFTSDNVEVSLDRITSVRFGDYMNSIPLPAVLSVFKAEEWENFGMATVDSSLIYSMIDVLLGGRRGSSQLRIEGRPYTTIETELVKRLVEVVLADAEQAFRPLSPVTFTIDRLETNPRFAAISRPANAAILVRLRIDMEDRGGNIELLLPYATIEPIRPVLLQMFMGEKFGRDPIWEGHFATEIVQAEISVDAVLYEADIPLKQLMRLKVGDTLPLDMRADANVSVRCGDVIITEGRMGRVGERVAIRVTKPLRKPSTTLAMFEKVDEQNKLMEAP; this is translated from the coding sequence ATGGCCGGCAACGAGCAGATGGACCAGGATGCGATTGCCGCCCAATGGGAGGCGTCGCTCGATTCCGAGGATCCCGCGGAGGCCGCGAAGGCTGCTGCCGAAAACGAACTCTCGGAGACCATGGCCATGCAATGGGCGGCCATGGTCGAGGACGGCAGCCGCGATCTCGGCAACGGCAAGAACTCCGGCGAGCGGGTGCTGTCGCAGGAGGAGATCGACAATCTCCTCGGCTTCACCGTCGGCGACGTCACGCTCGACGACCACAGCGGCATTCGCGCGATCATCGACTCGGCGATGGTCTCCTACGAGCGTCTGCCGATGCTCGAAATCGTCTTCGACCGCCTGGTGCGGCTGTTGACGACCTCCTTGCGCAATTTCACCTCCGACAACGTCGAAGTCTCGCTCGACCGCATCACGTCAGTGCGTTTCGGCGACTACATGAACTCGATCCCGCTGCCTGCCGTGCTCTCGGTCTTCAAGGCCGAGGAGTGGGAAAACTTCGGCATGGCGACGGTCGATTCCAGCCTGATCTACTCGATGATCGACGTGCTGCTCGGCGGCCGCCGCGGCTCGAGCCAGCTGCGCATCGAGGGCCGGCCCTACACCACGATCGAGACCGAGCTGGTCAAGCGCCTGGTCGAGGTGGTGCTGGCCGACGCCGAGCAGGCGTTCCGGCCGCTGTCGCCGGTGACCTTCACGATCGACCGGCTCGAGACCAACCCGCGCTTCGCCGCGATCAGCCGTCCCGCCAACGCCGCCATCCTGGTGCGCCTGCGCATCGACATGGAAGATCGCGGCGGCAACATCGAGCTTCTGCTTCCCTACGCGACCATCGAACCGATCAGGCCCGTCCTGCTCCAGATGTTCATGGGCGAGAAGTTCGGCCGTGATCCGATCTGGGAAGGCCATTTCGCCACCGAGATCGTGCAGGCCGAGATTTCCGTCGATGCGGTGCTCTACGAGGCCGATATTCCGCTCAAGCAACTGATGCGGCTGAAGGTCGGCGACACGCTGCCGCTGGACATGCGCGCCGACGCCAACGTCTCCGTGCGCTGCGGCGACGTCATCATCACCGAGGGACGCATGGGCCGGGTCGGGGAACGCGTTGCGATCCGCGTGACGAAACCCTTGCGCAAGCCAAGTACGACACTTGCGATGTTCGAGAAGGTGGACGAACAGAACAAGCTGATGGAGGCCCCATGA
- a CDS encoding DUF6468 domain-containing protein encodes MNHSLGMAIETLVAILLMLTIGYCMLLNKRLTRLKADEHSLKAVIGELITATEIAERAIGGLKLAVRDVNENLGNQLAAATQMSDQLYKQLGEADNVVRRLSKIAIAARPVTNPETAAAPASKPSSAKAVAAAAEAFSERRRSNGLAA; translated from the coding sequence ATGAACCACTCCCTGGGAATGGCGATCGAGACGCTGGTGGCTATCCTGCTGATGCTCACGATCGGCTACTGCATGCTGCTCAACAAGCGGCTGACGCGGCTGAAGGCGGACGAGCATTCGCTGAAGGCCGTGATCGGCGAATTGATCACTGCGACCGAGATCGCCGAGCGCGCGATCGGCGGGCTCAAGCTCGCGGTGCGCGACGTCAACGAGAATCTCGGCAACCAGCTCGCGGCTGCGACGCAGATGTCCGACCAACTCTACAAACAGCTCGGCGAAGCCGACAACGTGGTGCGCCGACTCTCCAAGATCGCGATCGCGGCGCGTCCGGTGACGAATCCGGAAACGGCCGCCGCGCCCGCCTCCAAGCCGTCGTCGGCGAAGGCGGTGGCCGCCGCCGCCGAAGCCTTCTCCGAGCGCCGGCGGTCCAACGGTCTCGCCGCATAA
- a CDS encoding MotE family protein: MKSFRNIRVIPVVLVAVAGLATLKVAGLVINGGYVFDYQPNSVKKSWAQENLNFPTGREDPDITGSTHGEPKEAPKPAAPESKPEGTPVKLDESQPQISDSERAILERLQSRRQEIEARQREIDIRESLLKSAEKRIEGKVEEMKAVESRITATQAEQKAAEAQRLKGLVTMYEGMKPKDAARVFDRLEMSVLIEIASAIAPRKMSDILGLMSSEAAERLTVEMARRANGGGDQSASAGDLPKIEGKPTQKPN, encoded by the coding sequence ATGAAGTCCTTTCGTAACATCCGCGTCATTCCGGTCGTCCTGGTTGCGGTCGCAGGTCTCGCCACGCTGAAGGTGGCGGGGCTCGTGATCAATGGCGGCTACGTCTTCGACTACCAGCCGAACAGTGTGAAGAAGTCCTGGGCGCAGGAGAATCTGAACTTCCCGACCGGGCGAGAGGATCCTGACATCACCGGCTCGACGCATGGCGAGCCGAAGGAAGCGCCCAAGCCGGCCGCGCCCGAAAGCAAGCCCGAGGGCACGCCGGTCAAGCTGGACGAGTCCCAGCCGCAGATTTCGGACTCGGAGCGTGCGATCCTGGAGCGGCTGCAGTCGCGCCGCCAGGAGATCGAGGCCCGCCAGCGCGAGATCGACATCCGCGAGAGCCTGCTGAAGTCGGCGGAGAAGCGTATCGAAGGCAAGGTCGAGGAGATGAAGGCGGTGGAATCCCGCATCACCGCGACCCAGGCCGAGCAGAAGGCCGCGGAGGCCCAGCGCCTGAAAGGCCTCGTGACCATGTACGAGGGCATGAAGCCCAAGGACGCTGCGCGGGTGTTCGACCGGCTGGAAATGAGCGTGTTGATCGAGATCGCCTCGGCGATCGCCCCTCGAAAGATGTCCGACATACTGGGCCTGATGTCGTCGGAGGCTGCCGAGCGGCTGACCGTCGAGATGGCGCGCCGTGCCAACGGGGGCGGGGATCAGTCCGCTTCCGCCGGGGACCTGCCGAAGATCGAAGGCAAGCCGACGCAAAAGCCGAATTGA